From the Armatimonadota bacterium genome, one window contains:
- a CDS encoding ABC transporter substrate-binding protein, with translation MRTVVLVLALLAVLVAGPTWGAAQPIPIGALYGITGGMSSIDAPGANGMRLAAKEINARGGVLGRPMRLVVEDGKTDQTVTTNAMSRLINVHRVVAVGGLNDTTFVLAAGPIAQKARVPFVTAGATAPQIPEQVGDYMFMAPFGDDAQAFVAADYAYRTLNARSAWILTDQAYDFTKTLTRFFKERWTKNGGTVALEDQYRGGDTDFSAQITRLRAQRPAPDLLFVSAVPNEAGLIIKQIRQAGIRTPIVSGDGFDTPLIVSVPGPELADNVHFTTHAYVQPDSPKPEVQAFIKVYRAEYNRNPENAFAALGYDTLYLIVDAIRRAGSTDRAKIRDALAATRGFKGVTGTITYEGGRRVPKKSVTVIKVTRGKLAFAAEITP, from the coding sequence ATGCGCACCGTCGTGCTCGTCCTGGCCTTGCTGGCCGTCCTGGTGGCCGGCCCCACCTGGGGGGCCGCGCAGCCCATCCCGATCGGGGCGCTGTACGGGATCACCGGCGGCATGTCCTCCATCGACGCGCCCGGCGCCAACGGCATGCGCCTGGCGGCCAAGGAGATCAACGCCCGCGGCGGGGTGCTCGGGCGGCCCATGCGCCTGGTGGTGGAGGACGGGAAGACCGACCAGACCGTCACGACGAACGCCATGTCCCGCCTGATCAACGTGCACCGGGTGGTGGCCGTGGGCGGGCTCAACGACACCACCTTCGTGCTGGCCGCCGGGCCGATCGCCCAGAAGGCCCGCGTCCCCTTCGTCACCGCCGGCGCCACGGCCCCGCAGATCCCCGAGCAGGTGGGGGACTACATGTTCATGGCGCCCTTCGGGGACGACGCCCAGGCCTTCGTTGCGGCCGACTACGCCTACCGCACCCTCAATGCCCGCAGCGCCTGGATCCTCACCGACCAGGCCTACGACTTCACCAAGACGCTCACCCGCTTCTTCAAGGAGCGGTGGACGAAGAACGGGGGCACGGTGGCGCTCGAGGACCAGTACCGCGGCGGGGACACCGACTTCTCGGCGCAGATCACCCGCCTGCGCGCCCAGCGGCCGGCGCCCGACCTGCTCTTCGTCTCCGCCGTGCCCAACGAGGCCGGGCTGATCATCAAGCAGATCCGCCAGGCCGGCATCCGCACCCCCATCGTCAGCGGGGACGGCTTCGACACGCCGCTCATCGTCTCGGTCCCCGGGCCCGAGCTCGCCGACAACGTCCACTTCACCACCCACGCCTACGTCCAGCCGGACAGCCCCAAGCCGGAGGTGCAGGCCTTCATCAAGGTGTACCGCGCGGAGTACAACCGCAACCCGGAGAACGCCTTCGCCGCGCTGGGCTACGACACGCTCTACCTGATCGTGGACGCCATCCGCCGGGCCGGCTCGACCGATCGGGCCAAGATCCGCGACGCCCTGGCGGCCACCCGGGGCTTCAAGGGGGTCACCGGCACGATCACCTATGAAGGGGGCCGGCGGGTGCCGAAGAAGAGCGTGACGGTGATCAAGGTCACCCGGGGCAAGCTGGCGTTCGCCGCCGAGATCACCCCGTAG